One window from the genome of Pelodictyon luteolum DSM 273 encodes:
- a CDS encoding HAD family hydrolase, whose translation MKELLLLDNDGLLLDTERLFFDVTKEFFRESGLEITEALWAREYLGNAKRSLQIAIELGMQEDDAGDMLRRRNSRYMRCLQGEVPVRPGVSETLSFLSGKVRLAMVTGSPRDQVLMMHRHTGLLDHFELIIADDDVERPKPHPEPYSKALETLGVDPCHALAVEDSLRGFNSAHAAGIDCVIVQNSLTRLQRFSGALAVEDEFLAVLRHLGLSLSVPVPPCAS comes from the coding sequence ATGAAGGAACTGCTGCTCCTTGACAACGACGGCCTGCTGCTGGATACGGAGCGTCTTTTTTTTGATGTGACAAAGGAGTTTTTCCGGGAATCGGGGCTGGAGATCACCGAAGCCTTATGGGCGAGGGAGTATCTCGGCAATGCCAAACGGAGCCTCCAGATCGCCATTGAGCTCGGCATGCAGGAGGATGATGCCGGCGACATGTTGCGCCGGCGCAACAGCCGCTACATGCGATGTCTTCAGGGTGAAGTTCCGGTCCGGCCCGGTGTGTCTGAAACACTCTCTTTTCTTTCTGGAAAAGTCCGTCTGGCCATGGTGACCGGCAGTCCACGCGACCAGGTGCTCATGATGCACCGTCATACCGGCCTGCTTGACCATTTCGAGCTGATCATAGCCGATGACGACGTAGAGCGGCCTAAACCGCACCCCGAACCCTACAGCAAAGCCCTCGAGACGCTTGGTGTCGACCCATGCCACGCTTTGGCGGTTGAAGACTCCCTGCGGGGCTTCAATTCCGCCCATGCAGCCGGCATTGACTGCGTCATCGTGCAAAACAGCCTCACCCGCCTGCAGCGCTTCAGCGGTGCTCTTGCTGTAGAGGATGAGTTTCTGGCCGTACTCCGCCATCTCGGATTGTCCTTATCGGTTCCAGTGCCCCCATGCGCTTCATGA
- a CDS encoding ATP-binding protein: protein MRKNARLKDATVGGEELPRRFVHNAGGHVRCQSGPQYEDPLRGVSGMLKGAKEGFPLIDTVGGESFFRFLTENSGDVIWLYDFRRNRYVYASPSVFSLRGFTPEEICRQSLFDALTPASALVAAEEIQSRLTALQQGDITARSAVCEFDQLCKDGSVVPTEVMTTFLQDADGNLSGIIGVARDIRERRRIEAEKERMHSLLVKAGKMESVSRIAGGIAHDFNNSLQSILGHADLMLSRLGPASEHDGSLEEIRQAVMHCAELTTSLLSFARKRVVVPKVIACNDAIAGVLQSVRPLYASGIEISFTSCSELWPVNMDPSQFEEIIANLLDNAVLALEGGGRIDIVTRNVPMEGHTPDSIGEISLDDMVLVEVSDTGHGMAPEVLEHVFEPFFSTRSGASGLGLSTVYGIVEQSGGFVSVESTPGNGTIMKLFLPRSFEITDGPAGATSDASTGSVSAEDLTILLVDDEDAVRHITRRFLESIGFRVLDAENADEALARAEQHHGEIAMLLTDMVMPGMNGRELAEKLSRARAGLKTLFMSGYAADAFADAEAGAELHFLGKPFSRDALTSKIREVLEA from the coding sequence ATGAGGAAGAACGCACGGTTGAAGGATGCGACTGTTGGCGGAGAGGAACTGCCCCGGCGCTTTGTTCATAATGCCGGCGGCCATGTGCGTTGCCAGAGCGGGCCGCAGTATGAAGACCCGCTCAGAGGTGTCTCCGGAATGCTTAAGGGGGCCAAGGAGGGCTTTCCCCTCATCGATACGGTCGGCGGAGAATCCTTTTTCCGTTTTCTCACTGAAAACAGCGGCGATGTCATCTGGCTATATGATTTCCGGCGTAACCGCTATGTGTATGCAAGTCCTTCCGTGTTCAGCCTGAGAGGATTCACCCCCGAGGAGATCTGTCGTCAATCGCTTTTCGATGCCCTCACCCCTGCCTCGGCACTTGTCGCCGCTGAGGAGATCCAGTCCCGCCTGACGGCGCTCCAACAGGGAGACATTACGGCCCGCTCGGCGGTCTGCGAGTTCGACCAGCTCTGCAAGGACGGTTCTGTGGTTCCCACAGAGGTGATGACGACGTTCCTTCAGGACGCAGACGGGAATCTGTCCGGCATCATCGGCGTTGCGCGGGACATACGGGAGCGGCGGAGGATCGAGGCGGAAAAAGAGCGGATGCATTCGCTCCTCGTCAAAGCGGGGAAGATGGAGTCGGTGAGCCGCATTGCCGGCGGCATCGCACATGATTTCAACAACAGCCTCCAGTCCATTCTCGGCCATGCCGACCTTATGCTCTCCCGACTTGGCCCCGCTTCGGAGCATGATGGGAGTCTGGAAGAGATCCGCCAGGCGGTGATGCACTGTGCAGAGCTGACCACAAGCCTTCTCTCATTCGCCCGCAAACGGGTTGTCGTTCCCAAAGTCATCGCATGTAATGATGCTATAGCCGGCGTACTGCAGTCAGTCAGACCGCTCTACGCCAGCGGAATCGAGATTTCCTTTACCTCTTGCAGTGAGCTCTGGCCGGTGAATATGGACCCGTCCCAGTTCGAAGAAATCATAGCCAACCTGCTTGACAATGCTGTTCTTGCGCTGGAGGGAGGCGGCAGGATCGACATCGTCACACGGAACGTTCCTATGGAAGGGCATACGCCTGACTCTATTGGCGAGATATCTCTGGACGATATGGTGCTTGTCGAAGTGTCCGATACGGGACACGGTATGGCGCCCGAAGTGCTCGAGCATGTTTTTGAGCCTTTCTTCTCGACCCGCAGCGGGGCATCCGGACTCGGTCTTTCGACGGTATACGGCATCGTCGAGCAGAGCGGGGGGTTCGTGAGTGTTGAGAGTACCCCTGGAAATGGCACCATCATGAAGCTCTTCCTTCCGCGTTCTTTCGAAATCACAGACGGCCCTGCAGGAGCGACTTCCGATGCATCGACCGGCTCGGTTTCCGCAGAGGATCTTACCATCCTGCTTGTTGACGATGAAGACGCTGTCCGCCATATCACACGCCGTTTTCTTGAGAGCATCGGCTTTCGGGTGCTCGATGCCGAAAACGCGGATGAGGCCCTCGCCAGAGCAGAGCAGCATCATGGAGAGATTGCCATGCTCCTCACCGACATGGTGATGCCCGGCATGAACGGCCGGGAACTGGCTGAAAAGCTTTCTCGGGCCCGTGCCGGGCTGAAGACTCTCTTCATGTCGGGATACGCGGCCGATGCATTTGCTGATGCCGAAGCGGGTGCGGAGCTGCACTTCCTCGGAAAACCATTTTCCCGGGACGCCTTGACCTCCAAAATCCGTGAAGTGCTTGAAGCGTGA